From the Persephonella sp. genome, one window contains:
- a CDS encoding DUF72 domain-containing protein yields MKKQIGCSGFFYWGWKGRFYPEDLKPSEWFRYYSSVFNTVEINSTFYKFPKKSSMKRWFRDSPDDFVFSVKVNKDITHIKRLKDVKNELQDFYNVVSDALKEKTGAFLFQMPPSFRYSKENLTRILESLSPEYLNVVEFRDVSWWNEEVFTVLSQNRIIFCSISAPKLPEKLIKTTDTVYIRFHGKENWYRHDYSEDELKLWVDWIKKESPENLFVYFNNDFYAYAPKNALKFKELL; encoded by the coding sequence ATGAAAAAGCAGATAGGATGTTCAGGATTTTTTTACTGGGGATGGAAAGGAAGGTTTTATCCTGAGGATCTAAAACCTTCAGAATGGTTTAGATATTACTCCTCGGTTTTCAACACTGTTGAGATAAACTCAACTTTTTACAAATTCCCCAAAAAAAGCAGTATGAAAAGGTGGTTTAGGGATTCACCAGATGATTTTGTTTTTTCAGTGAAGGTAAACAAAGATATAACCCATATTAAAAGACTAAAAGATGTTAAAAATGAGCTTCAGGATTTTTATAATGTAGTTTCTGATGCTCTTAAAGAGAAAACAGGGGCATTTTTGTTCCAGATGCCTCCAAGCTTCAGATATTCAAAAGAAAACCTGACAAGAATTTTAGAAAGCCTAAGCCCTGAGTATCTTAATGTTGTTGAGTTCAGAGATGTATCATGGTGGAATGAAGAGGTTTTCACTGTCCTTTCCCAGAACAGAATAATCTTCTGCAGTATCAGTGCACCTAAACTGCCTGAAAAGCTGATAAAGACAACAGATACAGTTTACATAAGATTTCATGGAAAGGAAAACTGGTACAGGCATGACTACTCTGAAGATGAGCTAAAGCTGTGGGTTGATTGGATAAAGAAAGAGAGTCCAGAAAACCTCTTTGTTTATTTTAATAACGATTTTTATGCTTATGCTCCTAAAAATGCCCTTAAATTTAAAGAATTATTATAA